The Pseudomonadota bacterium genome has a window encoding:
- the topA gene encoding type I DNA topoisomerase: MAKSLIIVESPAKARTLQRYLGNSYEVKASVGHIRDLPVKTLGVDTEHDFKPQYVTIRGKSKIIEELKRSAKKADRIFLAPDPDREGEAIAFHIAECLKNANKPFHRALFHELTKKAILVALENAQDLNVPLFEAQQARRILDRLVGYQISPLLWDKVKRGLSAGRVQSVAVRMVCDRENEIAVFQTDEYWSIGAQLKGPVPPSFIAYLDQDKEIKKRISTESQANEVAQDIRKSSFTVAKIEKKKKNRNPSPPFITSSLQIEANRKLRFSAKKTMTLAQRLYEGVELGQEGPTGLITYMRTDSTRINDEALVAVRAFITETYSKEYLPPKPIIYKTKKSAQDAHEAIRPTDVSRTPEKMAHLLDKDTLALYSLIWKRFVACQMAPALFDQTTFKITAGKYNLRVTGSVIRFQGFLALYEEAQAEAIARSDAPDESREKVLPDLKEGDRCELLDVLPKQHFTQPPPRYSEATLVKALEENGVGRPSTYASILSTIQDKEYVLLSQRQFRPTDLGKLVNDLLVKHFPLVMSVDFTAGMEKNLDKVEEGEIHWLQILKEFYTPFKETLDKAKEEMKSVKRSSVPTDINCTLCEGKMAIKWGRNGEFLACENFPECKSTLDFTRSDEGAVVPVEREAAEQSDEICEKCGNPMVYKNGRFGKFLACSGYPKCKNVRSQGVGVKCPEQDCDGEIVQKISKRGKVFYSCNRYPKCTFALWDKPVNKNCPSCGALFLLEKESKKQGPHLKCATKDCDYSETLSEEAPDTP, translated from the coding sequence AGCCAAAAAAGCCGACAGAATTTTTCTGGCCCCTGACCCTGACCGCGAAGGCGAGGCCATAGCTTTCCACATTGCCGAATGCCTGAAAAATGCCAATAAACCATTTCACCGGGCTTTATTCCATGAACTCACCAAGAAGGCAATCCTTGTAGCTCTTGAAAACGCTCAAGACCTCAATGTTCCTCTCTTTGAGGCCCAACAGGCCAGAAGAATCCTTGACCGCCTGGTTGGCTATCAGATTTCTCCTTTGCTCTGGGACAAGGTAAAAAGGGGCTTGAGTGCCGGACGCGTTCAGTCAGTTGCCGTTCGAATGGTCTGCGATCGTGAAAATGAAATAGCCGTCTTCCAAACTGATGAGTACTGGTCAATCGGCGCACAGTTGAAAGGTCCTGTTCCTCCTTCTTTTATCGCCTACCTTGATCAGGACAAGGAGATCAAAAAACGCATCTCCACTGAAAGTCAGGCAAATGAAGTTGCACAGGATATTCGCAAATCTTCTTTTACGGTCGCCAAGATTGAAAAGAAAAAGAAAAATAGAAATCCGAGCCCTCCATTTATCACCAGTAGCCTGCAGATCGAAGCGAACAGGAAATTGCGTTTCTCGGCAAAAAAAACCATGACCCTTGCGCAACGATTGTATGAAGGTGTCGAACTCGGTCAGGAGGGCCCCACCGGTCTCATTACCTATATGCGAACCGACTCAACCCGGATTAATGACGAAGCCCTGGTCGCAGTTCGCGCTTTTATTACCGAAACCTACAGCAAAGAATATCTGCCGCCAAAACCCATTATCTATAAAACGAAAAAATCCGCTCAAGACGCCCATGAAGCTATCCGGCCCACCGATGTTTCCCGGACTCCTGAAAAAATGGCTCACCTTCTCGATAAGGACACACTGGCTCTCTATTCCCTGATCTGGAAACGCTTTGTCGCCTGTCAGATGGCCCCGGCCCTTTTTGACCAGACCACTTTCAAAATAACCGCAGGAAAATACAATCTGCGGGTTACGGGTTCTGTGATTCGCTTTCAAGGCTTTCTCGCATTGTACGAGGAAGCGCAGGCAGAAGCCATTGCAAGAAGCGACGCTCCTGACGAAAGCCGCGAAAAAGTCCTGCCCGATCTCAAGGAAGGCGACCGTTGCGAGCTTCTCGATGTGCTGCCCAAACAACATTTCACCCAGCCCCCCCCACGATATTCCGAGGCGACGCTGGTGAAAGCGCTTGAAGAAAACGGTGTGGGCAGACCCAGTACTTATGCCTCAATTCTTTCAACGATTCAGGACAAGGAATACGTGTTGCTTTCCCAACGCCAATTCCGGCCCACCGATCTCGGCAAACTGGTTAATGATCTTTTGGTAAAACACTTCCCCTTGGTTATGAGTGTTGATTTCACTGCCGGCATGGAAAAGAATCTGGACAAGGTGGAGGAAGGAGAAATCCATTGGTTACAGATTCTTAAAGAATTTTATACCCCGTTCAAAGAGACCCTTGATAAAGCCAAAGAAGAAATGAAATCCGTCAAGCGCAGTTCGGTTCCCACGGATATCAACTGCACCTTGTGCGAAGGGAAAATGGCCATCAAATGGGGCAGAAACGGCGAATTTCTCGCCTGCGAAAATTTTCCAGAATGCAAAAGCACCCTGGATTTTACCCGGTCCGACGAAGGCGCGGTTGTTCCGGTTGAACGTGAAGCTGCTGAACAATCTGACGAGATCTGCGAAAAATGCGGCAACCCGATGGTTTATAAAAATGGCCGTTTTGGAAAATTTCTAGCCTGTTCAGGCTATCCGAAATGCAAAAATGTCCGGTCGCAAGGGGTTGGCGTGAAATGCCCGGAACAAGACTGCGACGGTGAAATAGTCCAGAAAATCTCAAAGCGTGGAAAAGTTTTTTACAGTTGCAACAGATATCCTAAATGCACCTTTGCACTATGGGATAAACCGGTCAATAAAAACTGTCCCAGCTGCGGAGCCCTGTTTCTGCTTGAAAAGGAAAGCAAGAAACAAGGTCCTCATCTCAAATGCGCTACCAAGGATTGCGATTATTCCGAAACGCTTTCCGAAGAGGCTCCGGATACTCCATAA
- a CDS encoding flagellar hook protein FlgE, which produces MLTGIYSSLSGLLGLSRKVETTANNVANLNTPGFKASRVNLEDASSPSVSTASGTSQTGRGVVVGSISRTFNQGYLESSANPTDMAIGGQGFFMLRQPGASVADKFTRSGGFRFDQQGSLVTPEGYHVQGWSINPETGDRQGSIGDIILEQNTPPVATHRIEQIVNLDSRTPKESTDINLYEAWDGRNSTSANPSDPIAANNYDYKSSLQIHDAQGERHDITIYFDRTTNDNEWEYLVTADPLQDQRRFNANQQAAFPPFDKITASDHKGAGALMYGTLNFNASGEIRDISAYDVPPDAQVDPSLSTNRISLGNSDPYYSFQTNFTGAENNQAIELNLGARFSGQDSLFLAESLATTQYANSSTTIYQNQNGFAAGNLQSLAVGPDGVISGRYSNGQQLQKAQVALASFANLQGLRSDGGNLYSQTTASGVPMTGSPGTGGLGSIAPNALEQSNVELAEELPNLMITKRSFQANLKVLKAEDEMLGSLLDIKG; this is translated from the coding sequence ATGCTTACCGGAATTTATTCCTCGCTTTCCGGCCTGCTCGGCTTATCACGAAAGGTTGAAACAACTGCCAATAATGTCGCAAATCTCAACACGCCCGGATTTAAGGCAAGCCGGGTCAACCTGGAGGATGCTTCCAGCCCGTCGGTTTCAACCGCTTCAGGGACATCCCAGACCGGCAGGGGCGTTGTTGTCGGCTCGATCAGCAGAACCTTTAATCAAGGCTATCTTGAAAGTTCAGCAAACCCCACCGACATGGCCATCGGCGGGCAAGGTTTTTTTATGCTCCGGCAGCCAGGAGCGAGCGTCGCTGACAAGTTCACCCGATCGGGTGGCTTTCGTTTTGACCAGCAGGGATCACTGGTAACTCCGGAAGGATATCATGTTCAAGGTTGGTCCATTAACCCGGAAACCGGTGATCGTCAGGGCAGCATTGGTGACATTATTCTCGAACAAAACACTCCGCCGGTTGCAACCCATCGAATCGAACAAATTGTAAATCTGGACTCCCGAACACCCAAGGAAAGCACGGATATTAATCTCTATGAGGCCTGGGATGGCAGAAACAGCACTTCAGCAAACCCCTCCGATCCCATTGCAGCCAATAACTATGATTACAAATCCTCTCTTCAGATCCATGATGCTCAAGGAGAGCGGCACGATATTACAATTTATTTTGACAGAACCACTAACGACAATGAGTGGGAATATCTCGTAACTGCAGATCCCCTCCAGGATCAAAGGCGTTTCAATGCAAATCAGCAGGCCGCCTTCCCACCTTTTGACAAAATTACCGCTTCAGATCACAAAGGCGCAGGGGCTTTGATGTATGGCACCCTGAACTTCAATGCATCCGGAGAGATCCGTGATATCTCCGCCTATGATGTTCCTCCAGACGCACAGGTTGATCCCTCTCTCAGCACCAACCGGATTTCCCTGGGAAATTCCGACCCCTATTACAGCTTTCAAACAAATTTTACCGGGGCTGAAAACAATCAGGCAATAGAACTTAATCTGGGGGCTCGTTTCAGCGGACAGGATTCACTATTTCTTGCTGAAAGTCTTGCTACGACGCAATATGCCAATTCATCAACGACGATTTATCAAAATCAGAACGGCTTCGCTGCCGGCAATCTCCAGTCGCTTGCCGTTGGTCCGGATGGAGTTATCAGTGGGCGATACTCAAACGGGCAACAATTACAAAAAGCGCAGGTGGCACTGGCTTCATTCGCTAATCTTCAGGGTCTTAGGTCGGATGGAGGAAACCTCTACAGCCAGACAACCGCATCAGGAGTGCCAATGACCGGCAGCCCGGGCACCGGGGGGTTAGGAAGCATCGCTCCAAACGCTCTAGAGCAATCCAATGTTGAGCTTGCGGAAGAATTGCCCAATCTGATGATTACCAAGAGGTCTTTTCAGGCAAACCTGAAGGTGCTGAAGGCAGAAGATGAGATGTTGGGCAGTCTTTTGGATATAAAGGGATAA
- a CDS encoding dihydroorotase, whose translation MVESVNNTPILLVNGRIIDPANGIDQNGSLLLENGRVSRLFFGKKLSAPRGTRKFDVGGKWVIPGLIDMHVHLREPGEEYKETIASGTRAAAAGGFTAVACMPNTKPFNDSWAVTAQILSKARNCSAKVYPVGAISKFGRGETLAEYGEMKEAGVVAISDDGCPVENSQLMRRALEYSSHFKLLVISHSEEKTLSHLGVMNEGYQSTRLGLRGIPRVAEEIMIYRDLSLAEYTGQPIHIAHVSTRESVSLIRRAKERGCKITAETAPHYFTLTDEAVDSYDTMAKMNPPLRSPDDIAAIKEGLADGTLDVIATDHAPHSTLDKDLEFDLAANGIIGLETAVPLALNLVREGTIDATRFVELLSSNPARLLGVEGGTLRVGGPADVVVIDPDKDFVYTEDQVVSKSKNSPFLDWHMRGKAVLTIKDGEITYSDS comes from the coding sequence ATGGTGGAATCTGTCAACAACACACCGATTTTATTAGTAAATGGTCGAATTATTGACCCAGCAAACGGTATTGATCAAAACGGCTCTCTGTTGCTTGAAAACGGCCGTGTTTCGAGACTTTTTTTCGGCAAGAAGCTTTCGGCTCCACGAGGAACGCGAAAATTTGATGTGGGCGGCAAGTGGGTCATTCCAGGACTCATCGATATGCATGTCCATCTACGGGAACCCGGAGAAGAATATAAGGAAACCATTGCCAGCGGCACCCGGGCAGCCGCAGCAGGGGGTTTTACCGCAGTTGCCTGTATGCCGAACACCAAGCCGTTTAATGATTCCTGGGCGGTAACTGCCCAGATCCTCTCCAAGGCCAGAAACTGCAGCGCCAAGGTGTATCCGGTGGGGGCCATCAGCAAGTTTGGTCGGGGTGAAACTCTTGCTGAATATGGAGAAATGAAAGAGGCCGGAGTCGTTGCTATATCCGATGACGGCTGTCCTGTTGAAAACAGTCAGCTCATGAGGCGGGCCCTTGAATACTCTTCTCATTTCAAATTGCTGGTTATTTCACACTCAGAAGAAAAGACCCTCAGTCATCTCGGTGTAATGAACGAGGGGTATCAATCAACCAGGCTTGGATTGCGGGGCATACCTCGGGTCGCGGAAGAAATCATGATTTACCGGGATTTGTCCCTGGCGGAATACACCGGTCAACCGATTCATATTGCCCATGTCAGCACCAGAGAATCCGTCAGCCTCATCCGGCGCGCAAAAGAAAGGGGTTGCAAGATTACCGCCGAAACCGCGCCACATTATTTTACATTGACTGATGAGGCGGTTGATTCCTATGACACAATGGCCAAAATGAATCCTCCCTTGCGAAGTCCCGACGATATTGCAGCCATTAAAGAAGGCCTTGCTGACGGTACTCTGGATGTAATTGCAACAGATCATGCCCCTCACAGCACCCTTGATAAGGACCTGGAATTCGATCTGGCGGCCAATGGCATCATCGGGCTCGAAACCGCTGTTCCTCTTGCGCTCAACCTTGTGCGGGAAGGAACTATTGATGCAACGAGATTTGTGGAATTATTGTCTTCGAACCCCGCCCGTTTGCTGGGTGTGGAGGGCGGCACCCTCCGTGTTGGCGGACCGGCTGACGTGGTGGTTATTGATCCGGACAAGGATTTTGTTTACACGGAAGATCAGGTTGTTTCGAAAAGTAAAAACTCACCCTTTCTTGACTGGCACATGAGGGGAAAGGCTGTGTTAACGATTAAAGACGGGGAAATCACTTACTCTGATTCATGA
- a CDS encoding aspartate carbamoyltransferase catalytic subunit has product MDSEYRFIHKHILSLEDLSVADIELILQTADSLKEISTRSIKKVPTLRGKTVISLFFEPSTRTRLSFEIAAKRMSADTFNISVALSSTTKGESLIDTAKNLAAMKPDVIIFRHSCSGSPRLLSKHIKASVINAGDGTHEHPSQGLLDLMTVREKKGDINGLRVAIIGDIAHSRVAHSNIIGFSKMGAEVVVCGPKTLLPAAVERLGAKVAATVEDAVSGADVVMTLRIQHERQKDPLLPSLREYANYFGITPKIMKKAKPDAIIMHPGPINRGVELDPELADGKQSVIIDQVTNGVAVRMALLYLIMGGD; this is encoded by the coding sequence ATGGATTCCGAGTATCGCTTTATTCATAAGCATATTTTGAGCCTGGAGGATTTATCAGTTGCTGATATTGAGTTGATCCTTCAAACAGCGGATTCCCTGAAAGAAATATCTACTCGCTCCATCAAGAAAGTTCCTACTCTGCGTGGTAAAACGGTTATCAGCCTGTTTTTTGAACCCAGCACCCGAACCCGCCTTTCTTTTGAAATTGCCGCCAAAAGAATGAGCGCCGATACATTTAATATATCTGTTGCCCTGAGTAGCACTACCAAGGGTGAATCCCTCATCGATACAGCAAAAAATCTCGCGGCAATGAAACCCGATGTCATTATTTTCAGGCATTCCTGCTCCGGGTCGCCCAGGCTATTAAGCAAACACATCAAGGCTTCGGTCATCAATGCCGGGGACGGTACCCACGAACACCCAAGCCAGGGATTGCTCGACTTAATGACTGTTCGTGAAAAGAAAGGAGATATCAACGGCTTAAGGGTGGCGATTATCGGCGATATTGCCCACAGCCGGGTAGCGCATTCCAATATAATCGGCTTTTCCAAAATGGGCGCCGAGGTTGTGGTCTGCGGACCCAAAACGCTTCTTCCCGCTGCCGTTGAGAGATTGGGCGCAAAGGTCGCCGCAACAGTCGAAGATGCAGTTTCCGGAGCGGATGTAGTTATGACTTTGAGGATACAACACGAACGGCAGAAAGATCCCCTGTTGCCGTCTTTACGTGAGTATGCAAATTATTTTGGCATTACCCCGAAAATCATGAAAAAAGCAAAACCGGACGCTATAATCATGCATCCCGGGCCGATCAATCGTGGTGTGGAGTTGGACCCGGAATTAGCTGACGGGAAACAATCAGTAATAATTGACCAGGTTACAAACGGTGTGGCTGTGCGGATGGCCCTGTTGTATCTGATTATGGGAGGGGATTGA
- the lepB gene encoding signal peptidase I produces the protein MEEDIQKTNRKSVVREYVEAILIALILALFIRTFIVQAFKIPSGSMIPTLLIGDHILVNKFCYGIKNPLSGHTWISLGQPERGDVIVFKYPVNPSQDFIKRVIATEGDRIEIKDKKVYVNEKLFEVASTIFLDPKILPGERDNFGPQTVPANSLFVMGDNRDNSHDSRFWHFVDLTKVKGKAFMLYWSWNSEEFSVRWKRIGDIIR, from the coding sequence TTGGAAGAAGATATCCAGAAAACGAATCGGAAATCAGTTGTCAGAGAATATGTAGAAGCCATATTGATTGCGCTTATTCTGGCGTTATTCATCAGAACATTTATCGTTCAGGCTTTTAAAATTCCGTCGGGCTCCATGATACCTACATTATTAATAGGCGATCACATCCTCGTGAATAAATTTTGCTATGGCATCAAGAATCCTTTAAGCGGGCATACCTGGATTTCTTTAGGGCAGCCAGAACGAGGAGATGTCATTGTTTTCAAGTATCCGGTAAATCCTTCCCAGGATTTCATTAAAAGAGTCATTGCAACCGAAGGCGATCGGATTGAGATTAAAGATAAAAAGGTGTATGTTAATGAAAAATTATTTGAAGTGGCAAGCACGATTTTTCTTGATCCGAAGATTTTGCCCGGCGAAAGGGACAATTTTGGACCCCAGACAGTTCCTGCAAACTCCTTGTTTGTCATGGGCGACAACCGGGACAACAGTCACGATAGCCGGTTCTGGCATTTTGTCGACTTGACCAAAGTAAAAGGCAAAGCCTTTATGCTTTACTGGTCCTGGAACAGTGAAGAATTTTCAGTTCGTTGGAAACGCATAGGAGATATTATTCGTTGA
- a CDS encoding pilus assembly protein PilM produces the protein MGGFKLPSINFNLPAILKGQKLSVGLDIGSHAVKICELAATSTGYKVLSVGSARLPENAVEDGVLQDPAAVAKVISTLIGNLKLRGKKVAISISGYSVIVKKINLNVMTESELERHIDEEAEQYIPFDKDDVYQDFQDLHTNTAEEDRTDVMLVAAKKDVVDAYLDMLRNVGLKTVIVDVDAFALENAYEANFGQAENVALVDIGASKMNINIISKGASILARDVILGSRLLTEQIQNRLDIPYEDAEALKIGIIPPGDKHEILEEIFVNICTQWVTEIKRALDFYSSNYPDEPVSKLVLSGGGAKVKGLCDFFHKETGINVEVFNPFSGTSSDPNKIDAEYLKNLAPEMALSSGLATRPVAI, from the coding sequence ATGGGTGGATTCAAACTTCCATCAATCAATTTTAATTTACCGGCTATCCTGAAAGGCCAGAAGCTTTCTGTCGGGCTTGACATAGGATCTCATGCCGTCAAGATTTGCGAACTTGCCGCAACCAGTACTGGTTACAAGGTTTTGAGTGTCGGCAGCGCAAGACTTCCTGAAAATGCCGTTGAAGACGGGGTGCTTCAGGACCCTGCTGCCGTGGCAAAAGTAATATCAACACTGATAGGCAACCTAAAGCTTCGAGGGAAAAAAGTTGCCATATCCATTTCCGGTTATTCAGTCATCGTAAAAAAAATCAACCTTAACGTAATGACTGAATCCGAACTTGAAAGACACATTGATGAAGAGGCTGAACAATATATTCCTTTTGACAAAGATGACGTCTACCAGGATTTCCAGGATCTTCACACCAACACCGCCGAAGAAGACCGAACCGATGTAATGCTTGTTGCGGCCAAAAAGGATGTTGTTGATGCATATCTAGATATGCTTCGCAACGTCGGCCTTAAGACCGTTATCGTTGATGTAGATGCCTTTGCTCTGGAAAACGCATACGAAGCAAATTTCGGCCAGGCCGAAAACGTTGCCTTGGTTGATATCGGCGCTTCCAAAATGAACATCAATATAATTTCAAAGGGCGCGTCGATTCTTGCCCGTGACGTAATCCTTGGAAGTCGCCTGCTTACCGAACAGATACAGAATCGGCTCGACATCCCCTATGAGGATGCCGAAGCTCTTAAAATCGGCATCATTCCTCCCGGCGACAAACACGAAATACTTGAAGAAATATTTGTCAACATATGTACACAATGGGTTACTGAAATAAAAAGAGCATTGGATTTTTACTCTTCGAATTACCCTGATGAACCGGTTTCCAAGCTTGTGTTAAGCGGCGGCGGCGCAAAAGTAAAAGGCCTTTGTGACTTTTTTCACAAAGAAACCGGCATAAATGTTGAAGTGTTTAACCCATTCAGCGGCACCTCTTCGGATCCGAACAAAATTGATGCGGAATACTTAAAAAACCTTGCCCCTGAAATGGCTTTGTCTTCTGGTCTTGCCACAAGACCGGTAGCCATATGA
- a CDS encoding PilN domain-containing protein, with the protein MKINGLKAEKKQLENQKASYQQTIKLIDKYKADKVKLEKKLNAIKELKQGSLISVRILDEIANITPNDRLWIQSFSMSQNSIKISGIALDNATIAQYMKSVNNSEYFENATLSGTTHTAVAGRSLKSFSLSFKIIEQSTEKQQP; encoded by the coding sequence ATGAAAATTAATGGCCTGAAGGCCGAGAAAAAACAACTTGAGAACCAAAAAGCCTCCTATCAACAAACCATTAAACTTATTGATAAATACAAGGCGGATAAGGTTAAACTCGAGAAAAAGCTGAATGCAATAAAAGAGTTAAAACAGGGATCCCTCATATCGGTAAGAATTCTCGATGAGATTGCCAATATAACGCCTAATGACCGACTTTGGATCCAGTCATTTAGCATGTCTCAGAATAGCATTAAGATTTCCGGCATAGCATTGGATAACGCAACCATTGCTCAATACATGAAAAGCGTAAACAATTCGGAATACTTTGAAAACGCAACTCTTTCGGGCACGACACATACTGCAGTTGCAGGGAGAAGTCTCAAGTCCTTCTCCCTGTCGTTTAAAATAATTGAACAAAGCACCGAAAAACAGCAACCCTAA
- a CDS encoding type 4a pilus biogenesis protein PilO, which translates to MSKETFKSAFDKFLETKVGRLDTKVKLAICAAAWVVPILLFVFLFVSPKNNDIRSLNSQKAKLEKEIAEAAAVAAGIDGHKKEMQKTELYFKVASLLLPQQQEIPGLLTNISGEGTNSGLNIMSFTPGGESPKEFYATIPITLDVRGPYHNIGLFLDKISKLPRIVMLTSLTMSSPSMVEGEMMLSSKLTLMTYRFIDKGNES; encoded by the coding sequence ATGAGTAAAGAAACATTCAAATCAGCATTTGACAAGTTCCTCGAAACCAAGGTTGGGCGGCTTGACACAAAGGTGAAGCTCGCAATTTGCGCAGCTGCATGGGTTGTGCCGATCCTGCTTTTTGTTTTTCTTTTTGTATCACCAAAAAACAACGACATTCGATCACTAAACTCTCAGAAAGCTAAACTTGAAAAAGAAATCGCCGAAGCTGCAGCCGTTGCTGCTGGAATTGATGGACATAAAAAAGAAATGCAAAAGACCGAGCTTTACTTCAAGGTGGCTTCCTTGCTTTTACCTCAGCAGCAGGAAATCCCCGGCCTTTTAACCAATATTTCCGGCGAAGGTACAAACTCCGGTCTTAACATTATGAGCTTTACCCCGGGCGGCGAATCTCCCAAAGAGTTTTATGCAACTATACCTATAACTTTGGATGTACGAGGGCCATATCACAATATTGGTCTTTTTCTGGATAAAATAAGTAAACTTCCCCGTATTGTAATGCTGACCAGCCTTACAATGTCTTCCCCAAGCATGGTGGAAGGAGAAATGATGTTGAGCAGTAAACTCACTTTAATGACTTACAGATTTATTGATAAGGGCAATGAAAGTTAA
- a CDS encoding pilus assembly protein PilP: MTPEEIQTILDELFQSEGSDFTYTSEGRSDPFVPFVTDSSQSSSAKSDDVVLIGLRKYEPGQLQLVAIVFAENDPIAMVQDSLGKGYILHRGTKIGRTGEVEDISPNVITIKQMVSTPTRKQRYKTIEMILRKEGDKRQ, encoded by the coding sequence ATGACTCCCGAGGAAATCCAAACTATACTTGATGAACTCTTTCAATCCGAGGGGAGCGATTTCACTTATACAAGCGAAGGACGCTCTGATCCCTTTGTTCCATTTGTCACAGATAGCTCACAATCCTCGTCAGCAAAAAGCGATGACGTTGTTCTGATCGGACTCAGGAAGTATGAGCCTGGGCAACTCCAACTCGTAGCCATAGTATTTGCAGAAAACGATCCTATTGCAATGGTACAAGACTCCCTTGGCAAAGGTTATATTCTCCACCGGGGCACTAAAATCGGCCGAACCGGGGAAGTAGAGGATATCTCCCCTAATGTTATAACAATAAAACAGATGGTTTCCACTCCAACACGGAAACAACGGTATAAGACAATCGAAATGATTTTACGGAAAGAGGGGGATAAAAGGCAATGA